A window of Rattus norvegicus strain BN/NHsdMcwi chromosome 14, GRCr8, whole genome shotgun sequence contains these coding sequences:
- the LOC120096526 gene encoding UDP-glucuronosyltransferase 2B17, translating to MVGIPMFGEQHDNIAHMVAKGAAVTLNIRTMSKSNLFNALKEIINNPFYKKNAVWLSTIHHDQPMKPLDKAVFWIEFVMRHKGAKHLRPLGHNLPWYQYHSLDVIGFLLTCSAVIAVLTVKSFLFIYRLFVKKEKKMKNE from the exons ATGGTTGGCATTCCTATGTTTGGAGAACAACATGATAACATTGCCCACATGGTGGCCAAAGGAGCAGCTGTTACACTGAATATCAGGACAATGTCAAAGTCAAATTTGTTCAATGCACTAAAGGAAATAATAAACAATCCATT CTATAAAAAAAATGCTGTGTGGTTGTCAACCATTCACCATGACCAACCTATGAAGCCCCTGGACAAGGCTGTCTTCTGGATTGAGTTTGTCATGCGCCACAAAGGGGCCAAGCACCTGAGACCACTTGGACATAACCTTCCCTGGTACCAGTACCACTCTCTGGATGTGATTGGATTCCTGCTCACCTGTTCGGCAGTCATTGCAGTCCTTACTGTAAAATCCTTCTTGTTTATTTACCGACTCTttgtgaagaaggaaaagaaaatgaagaatgagTAG